A single Rhodothermales bacterium DNA region contains:
- a CDS encoding AbrB/MazE/SpoVT family DNA-binding domain-containing protein, whose product MTIKTSIIQIGNSQGIRIPKPLLESGLSGEVELEVANNTIVIQAVSRPRKDWDAAFASMAEQGDDVLTD is encoded by the coding sequence ATGACCATCAAAACAAGCATCATACAAATCGGCAACTCGCAGGGCATTCGGATTCCGAAGCCCCTACTAGAAAGCGGCCTTTCGGGCGAGGTCGAGCTAGAAGTAGCCAATAACACGATCGTCATCCAGGCGGTCAGTCGCCCTCGGAAAGATTGGGATGCAGCGTTTGCCAGCATGGCTGAGCAAGGAGACGATGTGTTAACGGATTG
- a CDS encoding Gfo/Idh/MocA family oxidoreductase: MYRVGILGLGHWYSAYGMARGLVEYPKARLVAVASPDAGKLEAFARTFSIDAYSSYAELLEKADVDIVVIASPVSEIPDCAEQAARAGKHIVLGKPMAMTLEQADRMVRVIEEAGVVCVPFQVITRLGAMGVKQRIDRGDIGEVLVMHQTSRWSIAEDWPRSGKPGWFVDPKHVPGGALIDEGIYAIELFSWLAQSPIVEVEARVANLVHKDIQVEDWGMATFTLANGVVATLEGSWTINAPRTTGPSPKQNAVVRLEVIGSRGEIMTQFFRDPGVAVLAAGAENWVFERKAGEQFGPVLPGPIAHLIDCLEQGHPPLATLHEALNSFAAAMAAYESVRQGRPVRVAIERRPNPGGKHH, from the coding sequence ATGTACCGCGTAGGCATTTTAGGATTGGGGCACTGGTATTCGGCATACGGAATGGCGCGGGGCCTCGTGGAGTACCCGAAGGCCCGGCTCGTGGCGGTCGCGAGTCCGGACGCCGGCAAGTTGGAAGCGTTCGCCCGGACGTTCAGCATCGACGCGTATTCGAGCTACGCCGAGCTGCTTGAAAAGGCGGATGTCGACATCGTAGTCATCGCTTCCCCGGTCTCCGAGATTCCCGATTGCGCCGAGCAGGCGGCTCGTGCCGGCAAACACATCGTGCTCGGAAAACCGATGGCCATGACCCTGGAGCAGGCCGACCGGATGGTGCGGGTCATCGAGGAGGCCGGCGTGGTGTGTGTCCCCTTCCAGGTGATCACCCGGCTGGGCGCGATGGGCGTGAAGCAGCGGATCGACCGGGGAGATATCGGCGAGGTGCTCGTGATGCACCAGACGAGCCGGTGGTCGATAGCCGAGGACTGGCCTCGTTCCGGCAAGCCGGGCTGGTTCGTGGATCCGAAGCACGTGCCGGGCGGCGCGCTGATCGACGAGGGGATTTATGCGATCGAGTTATTCAGCTGGCTGGCGCAGAGCCCGATCGTGGAGGTGGAGGCACGGGTGGCGAACCTGGTGCATAAGGATATCCAGGTAGAAGACTGGGGGATGGCCACGTTTACGCTGGCGAACGGCGTGGTGGCAACGCTGGAGGGGAGTTGGACGATTAATGCCCCGCGGACTACGGGTCCGTCGCCGAAGCAAAACGCCGTGGTCCGCCTCGAGGTGATCGGGTCGCGGGGCGAGATCATGACGCAGTTCTTCCGGGACCCCGGCGTGGCCGTGCTGGCGGCGGGAGCTGAAAACTGGGTGTTCGAGCGGAAAGCCGGCGAACAGTTCGGGCCGGTGCTCCCGGGCCCGATCGCGCATCTGATCGACTGCCTGGAGCAGGGCCACCCCCCACTCGCCACGCTCCACGAAGCCCTTAACTCATTTGCCGCGGCGATGGCAGCGTACGAGTCGGTCCGCCAGGGCCGGCCGGTGCGGGTAGCCATCGAGCGACGGCCGAACCCTGGAGGTAAGCATCATTGA